One part of the Arachidicoccus terrestris genome encodes these proteins:
- the tamL gene encoding translocation and assembly module lipoprotein TamL, which translates to MFYKKTHNKFLVTVSSALPTVLWICLVLWLSSCSNTRYLQQGQKLYTGSKIQMEKTAEITSNEAKDLQEQMDELLRPVPNSSFLGMRIKLYIYNKTKTNKTKGLKHWLNQKFGEPPVLVNDVNLAKNSEILQGYLQNNSYFQALASGNLDTTAKKGKAIYEIIPGPSYHIASVSFPKPVDSLTTAIKRATRRSILRKGKKYNLDDIKNERVRIDNRLKNKGFYFFTPEDLLVKVDSTIGHHQVDMDVTVKPETPAKAEKIYKIDSIFVYPGYSLRDTGRHKSLMEPYGWYNVVDPHHTIKPYAFKNTVLMHPGDTYSRSLHNNSINRMINLGPYKFVKNKFVQHEEDSAKLDVYYYLTPYKGKSLQLELQGRTTSANFMGSQININWKNRNAFKGAEAFTVSLFGSTDIQMGGSSKGNNVYQAGIKTGISWPRFISPFDFKSDNAYIPHTNLSLGYSLNKRIHLYTLNSFTGSFGYQWRENAKRSHELNLLNITYVNPTGISEAYADSVAHSQNPTLAHVIDKQFTFGPSYSYTVTNTAQSYKRSTYYYNAAIDLSANLYGIIAGANAREGNVKKLFGQEFNQYIKIENEFRYFRRISRKSKLAARILAGVGIPYGNSTILPYSKQFFIGGSNSLRGFRARSLGPGTYNVADAYAGSDFFPDQSGDIKIEGTVEYRPHLFGFVEGAVFTDFGNIWLFNSNEGQPGAVFNGHFLNQMAADVGVGLRFDLTVLVLRLDLGMPIRKPWKAKGDRWVFDEIDFGSNSWRKDNLIFNIAIGYPF; encoded by the coding sequence ATGTTTTATAAAAAAACACATAACAAATTCCTTGTAACGGTGTCATCAGCGCTCCCGACCGTGTTGTGGATCTGTCTTGTATTATGGCTCAGTAGCTGTAGTAATACACGCTATTTGCAACAAGGGCAGAAGCTGTATACAGGTAGTAAAATCCAAATGGAAAAGACCGCTGAAATCACCTCCAATGAAGCAAAAGATCTGCAGGAGCAGATGGATGAGTTGCTCCGGCCGGTTCCCAATAGTTCGTTTTTGGGTATGCGTATCAAGCTCTATATTTACAACAAGACGAAAACCAATAAGACCAAGGGATTGAAACATTGGCTCAATCAGAAATTTGGAGAGCCGCCTGTACTCGTCAATGATGTCAACCTGGCTAAAAACAGTGAGATCCTGCAAGGCTATCTCCAAAATAACAGTTATTTTCAGGCATTAGCAAGTGGCAACCTGGATACGACGGCAAAAAAGGGAAAAGCGATTTATGAAATTATCCCAGGGCCGTCTTACCATATAGCTTCAGTCAGCTTTCCAAAGCCGGTGGATTCACTGACAACAGCTATTAAAAGAGCCACCCGGAGATCTATTCTCAGAAAAGGCAAAAAATACAATCTGGATGATATTAAAAATGAAAGGGTCCGTATCGACAACCGCCTGAAGAACAAAGGGTTTTATTTCTTTACACCGGAAGATCTTCTGGTCAAAGTGGACAGCACCATCGGCCATCACCAGGTCGATATGGATGTAACCGTAAAACCCGAAACACCTGCAAAGGCTGAAAAAATCTATAAGATCGACAGTATTTTTGTCTACCCAGGCTATTCTCTGCGGGATACCGGTCGCCATAAATCTCTTATGGAACCGTACGGTTGGTATAATGTAGTGGATCCGCATCATACGATTAAACCTTACGCGTTTAAAAATACCGTACTCATGCATCCGGGAGACACCTATAGCAGGAGCTTGCATAATAACAGCATCAACAGGATGATCAATCTGGGTCCTTATAAGTTTGTCAAAAATAAGTTTGTGCAACATGAAGAAGATTCTGCAAAGCTGGATGTTTATTATTACCTCACTCCATATAAAGGCAAATCCCTGCAGTTGGAACTGCAAGGCAGAACTACCTCTGCCAACTTTATGGGTTCACAGATAAATATTAACTGGAAAAACAGAAATGCCTTTAAGGGCGCTGAAGCCTTTACGGTATCTCTTTTTGGTAGTACAGATATACAGATGGGAGGCAGCAGTAAAGGAAATAATGTATATCAGGCGGGTATTAAGACAGGTATTAGCTGGCCGCGATTTATCAGTCCTTTTGATTTTAAATCTGATAATGCCTATATCCCTCACACCAACCTTAGTTTAGGCTACTCCTTGAATAAAAGAATTCATTTATACACATTGAACTCTTTTACAGGATCCTTTGGTTATCAATGGCGTGAAAATGCAAAACGATCCCATGAATTGAATCTGCTGAATATAACCTATGTGAACCCGACAGGCATCTCCGAGGCCTATGCGGATAGTGTAGCGCATAGCCAGAATCCGACACTGGCCCATGTTATTGACAAGCAGTTCACTTTTGGCCCCAGCTATAGTTATACGGTCACAAATACAGCACAATCCTATAAAAGAAGCACCTATTATTATAATGCCGCCATTGACCTTTCCGCTAATCTATACGGTATCATTGCAGGAGCCAATGCCAGAGAGGGAAATGTAAAAAAACTCTTTGGCCAGGAATTTAATCAATATATCAAAATAGAAAACGAGTTCAGGTATTTCAGGAGAATATCCAGAAAAAGTAAACTGGCGGCGAGGATTCTGGCCGGAGTGGGCATTCCATATGGGAACTCTACTATATTGCCCTACAGCAAGCAATTTTTTATCGGCGGTTCCAATAGCCTTCGGGGCTTTAGAGCGCGTTCTCTGGGACCAGGCACCTACAACGTCGCAGATGCATATGCAGGCAGTGATTTCTTCCCCGACCAGTCAGGAGATATTAAAATAGAAGGTACTGTCGAATACCGGCCACACCTGTTTGGATTTGTCGAAGGCGCCGTTTTTACAGATTTTGGCAACATCTGGTTATTTAATTCCAACGAAGGGCAACCTGGCGCTGTTTTTAACGGGCATTTCCTCAATCAAATGGCCGCTGACGTGGGTGTCGGCCTTCGCTTTGACCTGACCGTACTTGTACTGAGGCTTGATTTAGGCATGCCGATCAGAAAACCATGGAAGGCTAAAGGAGACAGATGGGTATTTGATGAGATCGACTTCGGTAGCAATAGCTGGCGTAAAGATAACCTGATCTTTAATATTGCCATCGGCTATCCATTCTAG